One Rhinolophus ferrumequinum isolate MPI-CBG mRhiFer1 chromosome 10, mRhiFer1_v1.p, whole genome shotgun sequence genomic window, AAGCTTCTAAGATAGGGATAAAATTACTCACATATATCAACTTGTGAAATCAAAGGCTGATGAAAGACTGCTGTCAAATATCTTAGACAATTCTTAAGTTTATCTTGGTAAGATAATCAGTAATGTAGTAATGCACCCCAAATCCATTGGCTTCTTGTGCAAGTGTGGCAGATGCTGTCAGTACCACATGACATATCCTTTCAACACCTACCATTTCAAGGGCATGCCACCTGGTTTCCAATGTCTGATACCTGTTCCTCTCTGCTTGACCTCTTTTTCTGGTCTTTGGAGATAGCTCTGCTTATCGGGGTTGATTGTGGTGCCATTAAACAGGATAGGGAATAAGTGATAAAGACATGGTTTGGGGTTGGAAGAGATAATGACTTGTAATTTAAGGCATCTGTGGACCATGAAGGGGGTGATGGGTGTTCAGGGTTGAATACAAGGTCCTATGCATGGCTTACAGGAGCTAAAACCTACCTGTTCCCCGCTTTGGTCTCCAGTTCCCCATCGCAGACAATGCATCAGCCACATTGGACTGCTCTCTCTTGACTCTTGGTTTGCACTGGTTGTTCCCTCGTCTGATGGGAACACCTTTTTGTATCCATTCCCCTCCAAGCAATTCCTTCTGTGACAGAGCTCTCACTGTGATAGAGCTCTCACTATCATCAAATAGCAGGGCATTAGTGGTTCAGAAAAGGAGTTCTGGAGCCAGCCTGTCTAGATGTAAGCCTTGGATCCACCTTTCCCTGCTATGACCTTGGCGTTAACTCTCAGATTCCTAAcacaatggggataatattagGACACCTCACAGGACTATTAAGATTAAGGGAATTATAAATTTAAAGCACTTGAGACAGAACGTAGCACACAAACTGTTCTATAAAACGTTGCTGTTACTATTAGTTGCTATTTTATAAGACAACCCATatcatcttgtttttaaaaatctttttaaaagcattgttGTAATAACACTCTTACTAAATAGTGCTGATTTAAAACAGTGACAGTTCTGGTCTTTTCTAAATCTTATCACAAACAActgttttaagtaatttttacTAGACTTGTGTTCCTTCATTTTAACCTTTAAGTCACTTCTTTTGTGTATTTCCATCATCTGTAAACTGCCTGTCTTTTATGCCTGTGttgcatttcattgttttcttaagCACTTCCTGATGTTTGAGCATAtggattatttccaattttttattattctagttGAACCTGTTTGACAAGCTTTTTCCTATGAGTTAATTGCttagaatttttctgaaaaatgaaatttgagtCAAATTTTATTGTCATAAtaccttttattataaaaatctcCACATGTTCTCTAAAATGTTTCTATAATCATATATCTATTAACCATTATAAGTGCTGACATAAGAAATTTAAGAATGTATTCATAATTATCCTTTAAacttatgtatataaattataatataccaaaattttaataaactgaaaacaatatCTTTGTTTCAGTTTATTAAGAACAAGAGAGTTTAACTTTTTCTAGCAGATATAaattactgtatttaaaaaaattgacttagaaatgaataattaaatacttATAGACCAGGccagcccggtgactcaggcggttggagctccatgctcctaactccgaaggctgccggttcgattcccacatgggccagtgggctctcaaccacaaggttgccagttcgattcctcgactccctcaagggatggtgggctccgccccctgcaactaagattgaacacgacaccttgagctgagctgctgctgagctcccggatggctcagttggttggagcgcgtcctctcaaccacaaggttgccggtttgactcccgcaagggatggtgggctgcgccccctgcaactagcaacagcaactggacctggagctgagctgcgccctccacaactaagactgaaaggacaacaacttgaagctgaatggcaccctccacaactaagattgagaggacaacaacttgacttggaaaaaagtcctggaaatgcacactgttccccagtaaagtcctgttccccttccccagtagaatctttaaaaaaaaaaaagaaaatacttatagACCTATTTAAACCTAAATTAAAgcaatctgtttattttttgatgtaatACATAGTTCAGTTCCTGAGAAAAATAACCCACTAAGAATAaagttgtgatttctttttaaagaaattctcctTTCACATTTTAGCAGATTTAAAGAATATTTCGTAGCACATTATAATAATCATAAATGTCAATataagaaatttaagaatttattcaTAAGGATTCAAAtgctttgtaaacattttttatctttttttccagttttgttgggatataattgacaaatgcttttttttttttaacttttgaattagATCATAGAAAATTCTGTACTATCCACTTCACTGGTTACCTGAGAAGCTGGCCTCCAAATATTGTTggaatggaagaggaaagagacagtAAGAAAGACAGTAATTTTACCTGCCTTATTGCCATTGGAAGATTACATCCATATATTGTCCCACAGAGCAGTGGAGAGATTAAAGTGAAACCAACTGAATTTATAACCCGTTTTGCAATGAATGGAAAATTTGTCTACGTGGATCAAAGGTAACACTTATATGCCTTAATGATTAGAGTTCAGTGGGATATTTAAGGCTATTAAAATGTGGCTTAGCACtgctggactttttttttaaggctttagaacaggaaataaagtttaaatgaaataatgctatGGATATCTGAGTTAATTTGTTGAAGCCAAAATGTCAACAGGGAATATTGAAACAGCATGGTCTGTGGCCACAGTTTTATTTGTGAATGGTAGAAAAAGCATACGTGGGACTGGGGGGTATCCCCTGAGGAGCCTCCCGCCTGAGTGTCCCTTCAGGTTTGCAGCTCTAATCTGCGCTGCCCATGGGTTATTCATCCCCTGGTCCATTTCCCTGCTATCCTGACCACTTACGGACCTACAGGAATCTGGACTGTAATTTGTTCACCAattctgaagtttatttttaattttaaaaccagGACAACAGCAGTTTTAGGGTATCTGCCTCAGGAACTTTTGGGAACTTCTTGCTATGAATATTTTCATCAAGATGACCATAGTAATTTGACTGACAAGCACAAAGCAGGTATGCATTGAGTGGGGTAAGGTTTTGGTACTTTTTCACTGTAGCTTCAACTCTTAATTTCTCATTCCTGTGAAATCTGAAACTTGAATTAATCCTCATAAATTTGATTTATATAGTGGTAGACCATTATGCTGATTATGATCTTTTCTTGTTAAGTTCTACagagtaaagagaaaatatttacagattcgTACAAATTCAGAGCGAAAGATGGCTCTTTTGTAACTTTAAAAAGCCAGTGGTTTAGTTTCACAAATCCTTGGACCAAAGAACTGGAATATATTGTATCTGTCAACACTTTAGTTTTGTAAGTAATTTTTTATGTTGTTAAGaccttttattaatttcaaatgagtatctttgcttcccttttctcatctttttcaaCTTTTAACGCTGTATGATTCTCTCGCTTTATATTGTAACttgagattttatatatgtatacgtataccagggtgccaaaaagatgtatatacatgacttgtattcatcttttgttattggtacatattgagtattacacttatttatttatttatttatttatttatttatttatgagtattacacttttaatacaactttttcctttcttaaaatgtgtatacattttttgtcaccctctgtgtgtcatatatatatatatatatatatatatatatatatataatagacattatatatatatatataatagacacacacacgtatattaaataattctttcaCTGTCTGTTGGCATTAGTTCTCATAATTAAGCTAAAAATTTgccctttttaaatatattcatttttgcccAATGTAAAATGTGATAGTAAAGGTATTTATTTAAGCATTTCCTTTCTAcactccatagttttgtcttgtcccttcaataaatgatgtagATGTGGCTTTAAACTGTGTATCATTGTAAGAAattgttttgtcttcttcatCATTTTTGCATGTACATGTTCTAAGCCTGGGGTACCACATGGGACCCTGCAGGGGTATTTGGCTGAGTGATGAGCAGAAATGCAGCCCAAGCACTGCTTGCCAAGTCCTGGTCTATGACTGTCAGCCTGAACGAAAAGCCAACTTTTCCTGATTTGTTCAATATGCTAGCATGGCCCTATTCTAagtattattcattttctgtaagttttttattttaattgctgtaAGGTTTCATCAAACCAGTTCTATTTCCTTATCTAcaatatttagcaaataaaaaaaaaagcccccaaaGCGTAGTACCTCCAGCAGTGTCCCCTGTTACCCATTCCAGTAACCCTTATCTTCTTATAATTAGTATATGAACTGAGAGTTTGTAACTTTGAGAACTTGTATTTTATAGGGTCATTGGGCATTAAGTACTTAATGTATTTTATAGGGTCATAGGGCATTAAGGACTGACCACATTAATACCTTGATCTCTGGTGCTGACATTAGCAATATGTGCATATAAAACAAATGGGCCAAGAATTGACAAATCAAATACACAGAGCTTAATGTAGTTATGTTTACAATTtccttcatcttaaaaaaaaagaaatctcataaTGTTTCTTAATTCTAGGGGACATAGTGAGACTGTAGAAGCATCATTACTTCCTTGCAGCTCTCAATCATTAGAAGGTAAGGTAAGCTTagtttgagatgatgaaaactTACTACTAagactgttattattattaagttgCCATCTTTTTCTGTCTTGGAGAGGGAAAAATTGCAAGGTGAAATTGAAAAGACTTCTATGAGTTGAGTTATCTTCCGCAGAATTCCCACAATACTTTGGTCACTTCCATTATAATCTTCCATTGTATTGCAATTAGTTGTTTGCTCACCTGGCTCACCCCTGGACTGGACTGTGGGTTCTTTAAGACTAGGAATGGTGTTTTATATCCCTTATCTAACCCTAAGCAGCTAACATATATGCACATGTAGTTCCTTGTACTTTATGGCACTCAATAAAGTATCTGTTGGACAAATTAATGCAAAGCTTTAAGGGGAAGTGTTTGCTTATCTGTGTCAGCCTTTCACCATAGGAATATTTTAACGTatcacttgtttaaaaaaaaattattagggaatattaacaataaaagtaGTATTGCTTTGGCTTTATTGTGGACATTAAAGTGAGAAGGAACTATCTGTACCAAGGGTTAGGTCATGAATGTACCCTCAGTGATTTTCTACACATTTGATTCATATCATTCTTCAATAAACAAACCGTCATGAATTATGTTTATAATGCAAGCAAGAATGTTTCTAACATTTTAGGATGCAGCtggtatatttcttttaaagagagaaataataaatatttaaattgaaagaaaaatattaagcaaagttatatacttttttaaagtacTAGATTgaagttttccttttgttgttaTTTAGAATCCTCCAGACAGCCTTGCATTAGTGTGCCTGGAATGTCTACTGGAACAGTACTTGGTGCTGGTAGTATCGGAACAGATATTGCAAATGAAGTTCTGGACTTACAAAGGTAATGTTTGATTGCTGCAGATATCACAAATACAATTATTATACTTACAAAaccaatattcaaaaatcagtaagCTTCCTATATGCAAACAATAACAAGTTCAACAATACAATGGAAGATAGATTACCTTTATGGtagcaacaaaaaagataaaggtATTTAGATATACATTTTTTCAAGAAGTATTcagaactgtattaaaaaaaaacttcaaaatgcTACAACGGTAGTCAAAAGATGAATAACTTTCTAGTTATAAGTTGTTTTTCAATAGGAAGACTCAATAAGGATATCAGTGTTCCTTAAACTAATCTATGAATTCAGTGTGAGTTCTGTCAAAATACCATcatgtgtttgttgttttagaaTCCAACACATGATACTAACATATCAGGATAGCTAGGAAAATTCTAAAAACAGAAGTAATAGATTGAAACTAACACAGTCAGATACTTGATTTATAAAGCTACAGTCACTAAAACATTTCAGTACAAACAGATTAATGAAAAAGATTTCACAAGAAACTTAAACACATATGGAAATTTATTACATAGTAAAAGTGGCATTTTAAATCAATAAGGAGAAATGAATTAAATAGTTAAGAGCATTATAGTAACTCTAtaaccatttggaaaaaataaagctagaCCACAACTTTATtctttatactaaaataaatttcagataaatcaaAGAGTtcaaagtaaaactataaaagtatTTCAAGAACACAGGTATGGATTTTTATAATCTGAATTTGGAAAATCATCACACAAAATCCagaattcattaagaaaaaagtaggtaaattatataaaaaactCACAATTTTAGCATAACTaaacaatgttaaaatataaactgCAGAAAATGTGTGTATTTCATGACAAAATGgactaataattttaatacagtaagAGTTTTATAGTATAAAGAATAGTtattaaactttatataataaCCTTAAtctatataaaactttatatatagtataaagaataaatttattaaccaatttttaaaaatagctcaataataaaaagttggAGAGTGgacatgaatagaaaaaaatacaaatgacaaaaaaaactgaaaattgtgCACACAATTTTAAtcacagttaaaaatatatatacaaactaaatgagataacttttttcatttgggaGATTGTCAAAGATTTGAAAATTTGATAATACTCAGTATCGGTGAGAAAATAATCACTCTTAAACTGTTTGTGGGACTATAAATTAGGCCAACTATTTTAGAGGGCAACTTGACAATACCTATCAaaaatataagtgtatataacCCTAGACTCAGCAATTCTACCCCAGGGGCAAATAGTCTTACACAAACATGCAAAGAACAATACGGCATTTTTTTACAGtagtgatttaaatatttaagtatttatcaTAACCATAACTTGTTATGGCATAGCCATACAATGGAGTTTGCAACTTAAAATTAGGTAGCTCTGTTTATGCTAATATGTAATGACCTTTAAAATATATggttaatagaaaaaaaacacaggattTGAAGAAAAGAATAGTATGCATAATAACCCActtgtattagaaaaaaagatgtaGATATGTGAATATGTGTGGACACAGGCCCATAATTGCCCATCTAAAACCCTTAAGACCAgataggatttgaactcagaattTCTTTGGATTTTAGAAAGATAGTGTTTTGGAATTCATTGTTTTAAGGGGTATATAAAATACTCCCAGAGAATAGTTACATCATGGGCAGCATCCCATAATCAACTAAATCAGTATTTCTGCAATGAAGTATCTGCAGATTAAATGGTAAAATATCTGGGAAAAGAGGGGAAGAGTTTGGAGTATATACATTAAACAAGGTTGGGAAAGAATAATGATTGAAACTGGTGAGTGagattttattatattatctaCTTTTATATCTGTTTGAAGTTTTCcataataaatgcttaaaaatatttttttggagtgaagttttgtaaatatttatagtaaGTAGGACAAAGTGGGATAAAAATAATTGGCCTCATAATTTGCTGAGTTGAGATCAATTCAGATTTTGCTGCCAAGTAactatggaaaatatttcagttttcaagGAGGTTTGGATTTTGGAATTGTAGATAAGGAACCTATATAACTCCATGATCTATAACAATACAAGATATTTGTTCAGACTGTTCAGAATTTGTTACCTCTTATATTTGGAACTAGGTATCTGGGGTGGGAGatgtagaaaagaagaaatatttgctttttatattatttttgtgcagtttaaatttgtttttaaattgaaaatagtttaaattggaaaaaaatcacattgagaCATTTGTCATGTCTTGATGGACACCTGGGGCGCTTCCACATTGTGGCTGTTTGTGAATAATGATtctatgaacatggatgtacaaatatatgttctagtccctgctttcaattctaattctacccagaagtagaattactggatcatatgataattctatttgtgATATTTTGAAGACCtgccattctgttttctgtagtagctgcaccattttacattctccaCCAGCAGTGAGCAATGGTTCCAACTTCTAGTGaatgcttgttattttcttttttctttttataatagtcatcctgatgagtgtgaagtggtatctcattgtggtttgggtttgcatttccttaatgactagtgatgttgagaatcttttcatgtacttattggccatttgtgtatcttttttggagaagtgtctattcaggtcctttgcccatttttcaatcgggttattttttttgttattgttgagttgtaagggTTCTTTAAATATTCTCGATATTAACGCCTTGTCAGAtctgatttgtaaatatttttcccaatccatggattgccttttcactctattgatagtgtcctttgatgcacagcagttttcaattttgataattttgacTATATCTATTCTTTTGTTACATgcgcttttggtatcatatccaagaaatcattgtcaaatccaatgtcataaagCTTTTTCTCTAGGTTTTATGCtgagagttttataattttaggtcttacatttaggcctttgatccattttgagtaaatttttataTGTAGTGTAAGGTAATAGCCCAACTTCTttcttctgcatgtggatatccagttttcccagcaccatttgttgaaaagactgtcctttccctcactgaatggtcttggcatccttgttgggaatcatttgaccatatatgatGGGAGAACATTTTAATAGGAGTGGAAATTGAGCCAGACATTGACAGCTGGGTACCATTAGAATGTTTGGGATGAAGTAGGGAAGGCATTTATATATGGAGGGACCTCAGTCAATGTGTGGAGTGAGTGGGAGAAAGCATGGTGGTTTCAGAGAATAATAAGGAGACTTGATTGAGAGAGAAGCTGGGTTGCTGTGCTAAGTGGGGAGTCTAACTAAGGTGAAGTCAAATAGTAGAAAGACACAAAGAGCAGGTTTCTGCCGAGTGGACTACTATGAAAAAGCCCATATTTCAAAAGATTAATCTGGTAGTGAAGCACATGGGGGAAAGGGTAGTTTTCATCTTCAAGCCAAGGCCAAGTGAGAAGGTGATGGTTTTAACCATGAACCATAGAATGGGAAAAGCCAGCCAAGTTATTCACATTGACTGTCTTGTGAAAAATTCCCAAGACAGGCCActgatcttttcttttgttttcctacataattcatttcatttctgttttaatttctccctCTATAATTTCTTTTCAACTGCCATCTTGGGAATGCATAAAGACATAAAGTTATATTTATGCCATTATGTGTTTCACATAATCGAGCATTTAATAATATATGGTACTGTCAGTTTTACATATTTAAGTCTTGTGAAGAGGTTAACGATCAAAGTGTCATTATGTGTCTCATTAATTGTGTCCTTGGGGATGACCTATTACAGGAATAATGacacattttctccttaaaaGTTGCAGAATGTTAGGAAATCTTTCTGTACTCTCAGTTCTATTCGGTATCTAGATAAGGAACTGGTTCTTGATGTGAATGTCTGTTTCAAACTAAGCGTGTTGTATTATTCTGTTACTTTGCTATGTGCTATATTACAACAGGTAACGTAATTTACTTACTGGCTTTTACCTCAGAGTTTTTGGTTCCTATTTACTATGGAGTGTTTTTCAGCACTCTATAGTCAAAAATAAGTCTGGCACAGAGCAAGTCAGTCTGTTGTGAAAACTGTCATGATATTCAGGCTCACGTTCCTTCACTGTATTTTTATCAGATTATGACATATTCAGAGGagaaaattactttctaaaaatatgtaaagagagaaaatgttttatgtatcaCTTTTTAAAGGTTACAGTCGTCTTCATCCATTGGCGGTTCAAGTGCATCAGATTTAATGAAGGATACTCACACTATAAACTGCAGGGATGTAAGTACAATCAGAAGTaataatattcatgaaataaatgaacaataaagTGTGCTCCTTGATGATTATTTCTCCTGAGAAAAGAAGCCATTCTATAATGAACTCTTTTCTAGTTAGTCTTTGGTTTTTAATAGGCAATGTAGAACAGTGGCTAAGAGTGAAGCTGCTGGAACCATACTACCTGGGTCCAAATTGTGACTCAGACACTTCCTGCTGCTTAACCCAGTCTTGTTATTTAAACTCTGTgacttgatttcctcatctgtaaaaacagggataataatgaCACCTATTTCTTGGAATGGTGTATGAATTAAGTGAtttaatatgaaaacaaacaaaaaatagttcCTGGTAAACatcatgtgctcaataaatagtagctattattgttgttgttattttaatagagTCCAATTCAGTGgattaaatatattctttatggtctgggaaaaaagtttaatataagCTGCAAGATAAGTATTACATACTATTTAATTCAATTGAACAAATACTAGTTATTTGAAATACATTGCTGCATATACAAAAATGACTAAACATAGTGCTAATATCTGGAAGACTCACATACAATATAACTCTAATGTAGCCCTGACAACGAAAAGCTCTAAAGTAGGTCTGTAGACTAAGTGGTGTAAGAATataggaggaaagagaaattaaatctGACCAGGGACAAAAGGGaacttgcaaatatatttttacataaatattatgtCTTTTGgtctagtatttttaaattttactgatacatttagcaaatgtttattgaatactcATTTTGTGCCAAGCTATATGCTAGAAACAGGGGTTAAGTCATTGTAACAAAAATCTCCAAGTAGTGTACATTATACAGGCATTCTACAGATAAAGTACGTCAACTTAAAAACATAGGtaaatgatttcttattttgATGAGTTACGTTGAATATGAGATTGTTTGGCCTTTAACTGTGTAACAGTATAATAACTTTTTGGTAAAAGCTTCTGGTTTCATCTATTCCTCACTCTAAAGCAATATTTCCCATTATGGTTTCACGTGGGatatagtcattttttaaaaactgaaattggttataaacttttctttctttatccaaaacGTTTTCTTCTAGTATGTACGTTCAGCATTGGTTATGAAGAAcgtaggctttggagtcaggtagACTTAGGTTAGAATTATAGTTCACGCGGAGTGCTTAAGCACATGGTACTTAGTAAATGCCAGCTGCCATATTGATGATGACAGTGATGGCACTGCCACCAAGCCCATGTTTGATAACTGCTAAGAAGTATTTAATtcaattctttattattataaatttaattctttattattcTGTCTTTTCAGATGTCAAATAAGGAGTTGATTGCACTAAGTCTTTCTGAAATAGGGGAGCTAGAAGCTACAGTGCAAAACCACAGCACTGTTGCCCCACACAATCACGAACCACTCCtaggtaagtttttttttttggcaactgCCTGCCATTTTGGTTTTCCAAAAACCTCTTCTTAATCACTATATTTGCAGGCACAGGAGATTTCTAGAGCAGCAAACAAGTTGAAAACTAAGattttttccattcaaaattCTAAATACAATCATCATACTCTTGATTTTAAAAGGCATGTTACTTAATATGGACCTGTCATTCAAAATTCAATCATCAACTGAATCAGTTATAGGTATTGTTCATAcatacaatttaaataaaactaatttctACCTAGGAAGAAGTGTCCATTCTCAGGAATTCAAGAATGTTTTAAAGGGTATCAATCATAAAATGTTTAAGATGTAATTATGCATGTCTATGCCAAGTCCAAATCAAGTAAATTGAAATGACACAGTTTTATACCCCCCATAACTGACACGAATCTACTGAAATTTATGTTAAACAAAACTTGAAGGAACCTAGATCATCTCAAGTTCTATTGCACTTTTAAAGATATCTAGAAAACTTTGTTTAATCTGTAGCTATGTTTAACCCTTAATTTCTAGAACATCTTCCTTATCTCTAACCTAAATCTCATTTCCATGGCCCCTCTTTGATCCTTCATCAATAAAAAATCTGGTTACTTCCCTTTTATGAGTATTTCAAGGTTTTAGAAGATGATGCTTTTGTTTCAGCCTTCTCATTTTTGGGTTAAATAAATACGTAGAATTTTTTCACAAGTCAGATTAAAGTAAAATTTCTCCTTCCAGTCtgttcctgttctctctctctctctctctctgactctttctcgctctctttctctctctctctctctctgtcttctttctctgtctctctctgtctctgtctctctctgtctctctctctgtctctctgtcacacacacacacacacacacacacacacacacacacacacacgcaaacccCAAACTCTAGCTTCCAACTTTCTAGGAGTCTATACCTTTTCAGGCTATTTTTTAGACTAGCTCACTTATGTGTATCAGGTGAGTTAAGTACAATTTATCTGACAACAGATTGTTATAAAAATAGGTGACCCACTTAAGAAATTATCAGACTTCTGCAATTTAAGATATACAGTTTGTCCTCAAATATACATTGTGTGGTATTCTAGtcttattttgcctttttgaTGATAATCGTTTGTTAACCTCCAAATGTCCTTACACAGCCCTGTATTTTAATTCTGTAGGTGATGGTGCCCAGTTAGATTTTGATGCCCTGTGTGACAATGATGACACAGCCATAGCTGCCTTCATGAATTACTTAGAAGCTGAGGGGGCCCTGGGAGACTCGGGGGACTTCAGTGACATCCACTGGACACTCTAGTGTTTGATTAACTccaaaaatgagaaatgttttaaagcatttcatttaCAAAGAACTGTATATTCTTCTGTACTGTATTGATActgtttttatccttcattcctATCAACGGTCTACCAATTTTTATAGATTTGCACCTTATTTTCACAGAGGTATGGGGAAATGTGATGTTTTCCTTCAAATAGAACTTCTCAGAATTTCCTACAGACCCCTTTACTCAGTGAACTGGCGCTAAATCCACTAGTTGctattttttgctaaaatattgCTAACCAAGAGTATTGTATACAtcatgttttggttttgtttttactttttggtgCAGTTTTTTTGAGTATAGGAAATTTAATATATTGGCATTCTTCCTTGTGTCTAAGATTCATGTGTAATTGACTTATAGTAGATTTGTGTAATTTGGAACATTTCCATTGCTTGTATATTTCCTTAACTGAGGAT contains:
- the BMAL2 gene encoding basic helix-loop-helix ARNT-like protein 2, which gives rise to MAAEEEAAVRGKVLLEDNQCMAPVVSNHISTWTKPTASRSFSTHATEFPRKRKGSDSEPSQEAHSQTEKRRREKMNNLIEELSAMIPQCKPMARKRDKLTVLRMAVQHLKSLKGTTNFYAGDNYQPSFIQDELRHLILKIAEGFLFVIGCERGKILFVSKSVSKILNYDQASLTGQSLFDFLHPKDVAKVKEQLSSDISPREKLIDAKTGLQVHSNFYTGRTRVCSGSRRSFFCRIKSCKISVKEEHESLLNSKKKDHRKFCTIHFTGYLRSWPPNIVGMEEERDSKKDSNFTCLIAIGRLHPYIVPQSSGEIKVKPTEFITRFAMNGKFVYVDQRTTAVLGYLPQELLGTSCYEYFHQDDHSNLTDKHKAVLQSKEKIFTDSYKFRAKDGSFVTLKSQWFSFTNPWTKELEYIVSVNTLVLGHSETVEASLLPCSSQSLEESSRQPCISVPGMSTGTVLGAGSIGTDIANEVLDLQRLQSSSSIGGSSASDLMKDTHTINCRDMSNKELIALSLSEIGELEATVQNHSTVAPHNHEPLLGDGAQLDFDALCDNDDTAIAAFMNYLEAEGALGDSGDFSDIHWTL